In Fusarium oxysporum f. sp. lycopersici 4287 chromosome 2, whole genome shotgun sequence, a genomic segment contains:
- a CDS encoding ribose-phosphate pyrophosphokinase 3 has translation MLDQMANEIKLISGSSHPEISAKVASRLGIDIANTMSLNYSNRETSVSIGESVRDEDVFILQSTAPGDVNDGLMELLIMIHACRTASARRITAVIPSFPYARQDKKDKSRAPISAKLIANMLQVSGCNHVITMDLHASQIQGFFNVPVDNLYAEPSVLRWIRENLSVDNCVIVSPDAGGAKRATSLADRLNTGFALIHKERPRPNVVGRMVLVGDVSDKVAILVDDMADTCGTLAKAAATVNEHGAREVYAIVTHGILSGKAIDTINNSCLSGLVVTNTVPLGDKIERCPKLKVIDVSGTLAEAIRRTHNGESVSYLFNNVPV, from the exons ATGTTGGACCAAATGGCGAACGAAATCAAACTCATCTCGGGGAGCTCCCACCCGGAGATCAGTGCCAAGGTCGCCAGTCG ACTCGGCATTGATATCGCAAACACTATGAGCTTGAACTACTCCAACCGAGAGACTAGTGTTTCTATCGGAGAGTCTGTTCGTGACGAGGACGTGTTTATTCTTCAGTCTACTGCTCCTGGAGATGTTAACGATGGTCTCATGGAGTTGCTCATCATGATTCATGCTTGTCGAACTGCCTCGGCCAGACGGATCACTGCTGTTATTCCCAGCTTTCCTTATGCGCGAcaggacaagaaggacaaatCACGAGCTCCTATCAGTGCTAAGCTGATTGCAAACATGCTCCAGGTTTCTGGTTGC AATCATGTTATCACAATGGATCTTCACGCCTCGCAAATTCAGGGCTTCTTCAACGTCCCCGTGGACAACCTCTACGCTGAACCTTCCGTCCTTCGCTGGATCCGCGAGAACCTCAGTGTCGACAACTGTGTCATCGTTTCTCCCGATGCCGGTGGAGCCAAGCGTGCTACATCTCTTGCTGACCGCCTGAACACCGGTTTCGCTCTCATCCACAAGGAGCGACCCCGACCTAACGTTGTTGGTCGCATGGTTCTTGTCGGCGATGTCAGCGACAAGGTCGCCATTCTTGTTGACGACATGGCCGACACCTGTGGCACT CtcgccaaggctgctgccaCAGTCAATGAGCACGGCGCCAGGGAGGTGTATGCGATTGTTACTCACGGTATTCTGAGTGGTAAGGCCATCGATACCATTAACAACTCATGCCTCTCTGGTCTCGTTGTCACCAACA CTGTTCCTC TGGGTGACAAGATTGAGCGATGccccaagctcaaggtcattgatgtgTCCGGAACACTTGCTGAG GCTATTCGACGAACTCATAACGGAGAATCCGTGTCTTACCTCTTCAACAACGTCCCCGTTTAA